The Leadbetterella byssophila DSM 17132 DNA window TGCCTTCCTCTTGAATATAAATTCCAGGTTCTAAAGTTAGCACCATTCCCGGGGCAAATGGAGTTTTCTTTTCTCCTACGTCATGTACGTCTAGTCCTAAGGAATGAGAAACCCCATGAGGCAGATATTTCTGGGCAGCATTGGGGTGTGCCCCGGGCTTGATCAGGCCTAAGTGTACTAACTCTTCTCTTAGCAGTCGCATGGCTTCAGCTTTCATCTGAACCACCGTATTCCCTATAACCATCTGTTCTCTCAAGGCCTTGAATATTCGAAGGACTGAGCTATACACTTCTGCTTGCCTTTCCGTGAAATTCCCGTTGACCGGCAGGACTCTGGTCATATCTGCCTTATAGTTACCATACTCCGCACCGAAATCTATCAAAAGAAGATCTCCGTCCTTACATTGAGCATTATTATCCACATAATGAAGCACACAAGCATTAGCACCCGTAGCCACGATAGGAAGAAAGGCATGATGCCTAGATCTCCTCATCAAGAATTCATGGCTAATTACAGCTTCTACTTCAAACTCGTACCTTCCCGGTTTAAGGAATTTAGCCGCCCTCTTAAGTCCCGCGTAAGTAGTGTCTATGGCCTTTTGAATATATTCTATCTCCGTAGCACTTTTTATCATCCTTTGGGCATCTAAAATCTTAGAAGGATTCTGAAGAATTACGTTGGGATATTTCTCAAGCAATAGCTCTCTAGTCCATGCTGCTCTCGACCTAAAACTAGGAAAACGATCTTCCTGGGTAAGGTCCGTATAAAAATAGACTTCACTTTTGATCTTTTGATCAAGAACTTCCCAAAATGCCTCAAGCCACTCCACTCTGCGGATTCCTGATACTTGAGTTCCTTCTGTTCTACTAAGTTTTTCACCTTCCCAGATCTTAATCTGTTCTGAGGTTTCTGTCAAGAATAATATTTCTTCCCCTCCCTTCTCCAAGATTAAATAACCTTCCTCTTGATCTATTCCGGTCAAATAAAAGAAGGCATTGTTCTGGATGAAGCCGTAGGTTCCGTCAGCATTGGATGGTAACAAATCATTACCTGTAACTATCACGAGGGCTCCATCCGGTAACTGTTCTAAAAATTTCTTCCTGCGCAGCACATAATGTGCTGCATCTAATCTTTCGTATCTCATCACTGCTTCGTCACTCGAAAAATCATGATTCCGGAGTGCTTTTTAATCCTATTTAAATATTGTTCCAAAGTTTCTTGCGAAACTACGACCTTCTTTTCTTCCAGGGATGCATGAAGCAAATGCCACTTCCCTTTTTTCTGAACAGCAATACCCTCATGGTTCACATCTAAACCCTTAACGTTAGAAGTAAAAGCTATGATGTCACCCTCCTTAATTTGGCTTTCAATAGCCTTAAACTTTTCCTTTGGAACATAATAAAAAGGCCCTTCATTCAATTCCTCCTCAGAGGCTTGAATCTCCTTATACACCTTTTCATCTGCTAAGGCAGGATATAGTTTTCTATTATTAGACATAAAGTGGATGGGCTTGTCCTGCACCTCTCCTATGTCTTCTGTAATATTCATCAAGAAGCCATTTTCCGTAGCCTGCCTTGCCCAGTCCAGAAAGTAATGCATTCGAGAACCGTAACCGTCTATAACTCCATTCCTATATCTTAACACTTGCAGATATTCCCTATATATATCCCAGCCCGCTTCCGCATTATGTTTAGCTAGTGAGATTGCTAATACATTTTCTACCAAGGTAAAGCAGTCAAACTCCTCCAAATTAATAACCAAAGCTTCAGGAGACTTCTCTAGCGTAGCTGCTACATACGGTTTACCTAAGAAACCAGTGGCCACATCTATCATGGTAGCACTCATCTTTTCTTTAGGAGGCTTTTGAAAGATTTCATTCATTTGTGCCAGAGAAGCAAATGAACAGAAGAAGAAAAACAAAAATAGACGCATATTAAGACTTAAATTAATGGAGCTGATCTATTCAAAGACTCGTCCAAAGAAATAATGGTTTCCGTACGCTGGATACCAGGCAACTTCTGTATTTTTTCAGCCAAAACATCTCTAAGGTGAGTGGTATCTCTACAGATCAACTTGACAAACATACTATAATTTCCCGTAGTATAATTGATACTCACAATTTCCGGAATCTGCATCAGTTCATTCTTAGCATGTTCATATAATTCCGGCTTATCCAGATATATCCCTAAAAACGCCGAAATATCCCAGCCTAGTCTCTTCACATCTATCTTGATGCTTGAACCTACGATAATACCGGAATTCTCCATTTTTTTAACGCGTGCGTGAACTGCTCCCTGCGATAAATTCACCTTTTCACCAATTTCTTGATAAGATAACTTAGCATCTTCTAAGAGAATCCTAAGGATCTTATAGTCCGTTTCATCTATGTTCTCCTTCATTTCTTTAGTTATTAGATTTTATCAATGGTCAAATTTAAATAATATTTTGCAATAAAACACTTAAACTATATAAATTATTAAAATACTATTTTTTTTCAACAAACTCTTTAACATATCAGAAAAACACCTTACCTTTGTATTGTAATTGAAACGGCGAGTAACGCTCTAAATACTGTAGGATGACGAAACTGGCAGCCGTGCCCTCCTGTCTCGGGGGTGATGACAACAGGATAAACGTAGTGTAAGCCGGACAGGTTTAGTCTCGACTGGGGTTGACCACCAAAGTTGCACTATGGCTAACTGCATCGTGGGCGGTTCGACTCCCCCTCCTACAGCACGTGAATAGCATGGATGCGTCCATGCTATTTTCCCATTGTTTTTTAGTTTGTTGATGAAGTATAGTCATACACACAGTCTCCGCTTGAAGATTGTGTGTTTTTTTATTCTAAGCTTATCTCATCTAAAAAAACCCAGGTAGGTAAACCTTCAAATGCATGACCTACTGGCCAAGGTCCGGCATTCTTTGCCTCCACCTTTATATATTTTACTTTCTTTCGCTTTAACTTCACTAAGACTTCACCTGCACCTTCTTTAGAAATGGGAGTAGTACTACCTAAGCTTTCGTACTTTTGCCCATCTTTAGAACCATATACATTAACCAAGGCAGGCATTTTGATCCAGGAACCTTCTTCCACCAATACTCCAAGAACTAATTTCTTCACCTTTTGAACATCCTTTAGCTCCAGATAAATATTGGCATCTTTTCCTTCAAAACCCACCCATTCATCAAAGTTCTTTATATCTCCCCTCTGACCGTCTGTGAGTAACCCCTTATATACTTCCCTCCGAGGTGTTTGCCCATAACTATAGGTCAAACCGGTCACTAAGGATGGCACATATTTTGTCCTATAGATTTTACTTCTTTCTTCTCCCATGAATAATGCCGCCTCAATCTCCTGTTCACCTTTCAAAGGAATGGGCCCCTCATACGTTTTTGCCCCTCCCCAAAGTTCCCCTGGTGATTTGTATTTTATAGTCCCTAAAGGGACACTAGGAATCAAAGCCAACTTCAAGCCATCCTCTTGAACAACCTTAAACTTAACATTCAGATAAGATGAAGAGGCTCTCAAGTCCGGCCACTGCTTCAAACGCTCATAAACCCTAAGCGCGAAATCAGAATAGCCTGTCTTTTTTTTACTCCATCCCAGTTCAGCTACCGCTAATATCCGCGGAAAAAGCATATACTCCACCTGAGCTTCTGTCCGAATATACTCTGTCCATAAGTTGCCCTGCACCCCAAGTATATTCTCGGCTTCTTCAAGGTCAAAACTATAGACCTTTTCTAGAGGAAGAAGACTCCCATTAGCCAAAGGTTCCATCTCCTTTGGTCCCTGATAATAATCCAAATAGAAATGTGAAGTAGGGCTCATGATGACCTTATGGCCCTCCTTCGCCGCTTTATAGCCATGCTCTGTACCTCTCCAAGACATAACTGTGGCACCCTCAGGCGTCCCTCCCTCCATGATCTCGTCCCAACCAATAATCCTCCTACCTTTGGAAACTAAAAACGTAGAGATTCTTTTGATGAAGTACGACTGCAATTCATTTTCATCCTTCAAACCTTCTCTTTTGATCAAATCCTGGCAATAAGCTGATTGCTTCCAGGTCACTTTTGGAGCTTCATCTCCTCCTATATGTATATAAGCAGAAGGAAAAAGATCTACTACCTCCTCCAATACACCTTCTAAAAATTGGAACGTTTGTTCTGTAGGGCAAAAGATATTCTCTTCCACTCCCCAACCTGTCCAAACCTCGTATGGTCCACCCGTGCACCCCAATTCCGGATAGGCCGCTAATGCCGCCTTAGCATGTCCGGGCATCTCAATCTCCGGAATAACTGTAATATTCTTTGAAGCGGCATATTTTACCACTTCCCTAATCTGATCTTGCGTATAAAACCCGCCATATGGTTTCTCTTCGTATCCCGCTTCCTCAGTATGCCCTAGCAGCGTTCTCTTCCTTATGCTACCTATCTCAGTAAGCTTAGGATATTTCTTGATCTCAATCCTCCAGCCTTGATCATCCGTCAAGTGCCAATGAAAGGTATTAAGCTTAAATGCTGAAATAACATCTAATAGTCGCTTGATATATTCCACCGAATAAAAATGACGGGCTACGTCTAACATGACCCCTCTATAGGCAAATCTGGGGGCATCTTTTATCCATAGAGCAGGAATTTGCACCAGTCGAGTACTCCTGTCCACCGGCACCGCTTGAATAAGCGTCTGAACCGCATAAAAAAATCCGGAGTAACCGGATGCTTTGATAAGGATCTTATCAGAAGAAATATCTAATGTGTATGCCTCCTGCGGCAAGCTATAATCAACGGTTACTTGGATTTGGTTTTCCCTCTTGGCTTGAACCTTAGGAATACTTACACCTGAAAGTTGATTGATCTTATGAAGCAGGGGAGATAGAGCATCTTCCCCTGTTTTATTTTCAGCAAAGAATGTAGTTTCCGCATTAAATGTAAATTCTCCTTTTTTGGGGAGCACTACCTCCGGTTGTGGCAAAAAATGTTGAGCCTGACAGAGTACACTTAATAAACAGAATAGTATTATTTTCATTGGGCGAGTATGGAATGCCCTAATTTATCACGTTTTGTTGACAAATAGAAAGCATTATGCGGATTTGGTGCAATTTCTATGGGCACATTCTCCACAATCTCTAATCCATATCCTATCAAACCGGCCCTCTTGCGTGGGTTATTAGACATTAGACGTAACTTCGTCACCCCTAAATCTCTTAATATCTGAGCACCCACTCCGTAATCTCTTTGGTCTGCTTTAAACCCTAATTCAAGGTTAGCTTCCACGGTATCTCTACCTTGCTCTTGAAGTTTATAAGCCTTGAGTTTATTCAGCAGACCTATCCCTCTACCCTCCTGATTCATATAGACTATAACACCCTTTCCTTCTTTCTCCACTTTAGCCATGGCTGCATGAAGTTGAGGACCACAGTCGCATCTACAGGAACCAAAGATATCGCCGGTAACGCAAGAAGAGTGTACACGCACCAGTACAGGCTCATTTTCCTCCCAAGTACCCTTGATCAGAGCCAGGTGCAATTGGTTATTATCATTCTGACGGAAAGCGATTAATTCAAAATCCCCAAACTCAGTAGGCATTTGCACACCAATCTCTCTAGTAATCAAGCTTTCATTCTTTAAGCGGTAAGCAATCAGATCCTTGATAGAGACTAATTTTAGACCAAATTTATCCGCGATTACCCTACATTGTGGTAATCTGGCCATAGTTCCGTCTTCGTTCAGAATCTCAATCAAAACCCCTGCAGGTTCTAAGCCTGCTAGCCTGGCAAAATCCACTGCGGCCTCTGTATGTCCTGCTCTACGAAGCACTCCACCATCTTGAGCCATAAGTGGGAAAATGTGACCTGGCCTTCCTAGATCTTCCGGCTTTGTATCTTTATTTACTAAAGCTTGCAAAGTTTTAGCTCTATCAGAGGCTGAAATACCTGTGGTACATCCATGACCTAATAGGTCAACAGACACCGTAAATGCAGTTTCATATTCTGCGGTATTTCGATTAACCATGGGATTCAACTCCAATTCATGGCAACGCTGTGCCGTTAATGGCGCACACATTAGACCCCTCCCCTCTTTCACCATGAAGTTCACCATTTCCGGTGTTACCTTTTCAGCCGCGCAGATAAAATCGCCTTCGTTTTCTCTGTCTTCGTCATCTACGACAATAATGATTTTTCCGTTACGGATATCTTCTATTGCCTCTTCAATACTGTCCAAAACCATAAACCTTAGTTTTTATGCAAATTTACCTGCAATTTTAGTACTTTTGACCCCCATTTAGGGAAAGTTATGCGGGTGTAACTTTTCTACTACTAAAACCCTTATTTTGGTATAAAAGTTTATCTTATTTACAAGTTATGAAAAAGTTATCCATGGAAGAGCTTGGAAGAATTTCTGTAGATGAATTCAAGGCCGTTGAGAAGTTGAATCTGGACCTTATTTTGGATGACATCAGGTCTATGTCTAATGTAGGTTCAATCTTCCGAACTTCAGATGGATTTCGGGTAGGCAAGCTTTACTTATGTGGAATAACCGCCACTCCGCCTCACAGGGAAATTGAAAAAACTGCCCTAGGTGCTACGGCATCAGTAGATTGGGAATACAAAGAAGATGCACTTGCTTTGGTTAGAGCATTAAAACAAGCAGGATATAAGATTTTAGCACTGGAACAAGCTGATAATAGCACGTACTTACAGAATTTTCGACCAATCAAAGATCAAAAGTATGCTCTTATCCTAGGAAACGAAGTCTTTGGAGTAAATGAAGAACTGATTGCAGAAGCAGATGAGGTGATTGAGATCCCTCAGTTCGGCACGAAACACTCTTTTAATGTGAGCGTTTCGGCCGGGATGTTCCTTTGGGATTATTTCGCGAAGAGTATAGGATAAGTTTTTGACTTTCCGTCAAATTTTAACCTTACCAAATACTTACCTTGTAGGTTCTTAGATGTTAAATCTACTGTACGTGGGTAAGATACACGGTCAAAAACGGTATGGTAAACTTCTCTACCTCTTAAATCATAGACCGTGAAATCCACATTTTCTCTTTCCCCGTCTGAAGTCACATTTAGTACTCCCGTAGAAACAGGGTTAGGGTATAAACTAAAACCGGTCAAATTATTGGGGTCTTCAGCTAAGAATACGTCAGAAATTTCAGAAGTACATGCCACGGATCCTCCCACCGGAGTCTGGTAGGTATGAATACCTTTAACCTGATAATTGCCAGGCTGCTGCATGTGCAAAAGATTCCCGGTTTCTCCCTCGATCTTTGTACCTGTAAAGCTCCAATCAAATGTAACCTCAGGGTCAGGAGAATCTGCTCTTAGGTAGAATGGACCACTGTAAGACAAGGAAGGCTTACCCGGGTTAGGATAGAACTCGTATGCTAAATGATCTGATTCCGGACTAGGACAGTTAGGTAAACTATACAAAGTAGCACTTACAAAAGGAGAATCATTACTTCTTAATGTAATTTGATTCGAAGTGGCACCTGTGTTCCATTTGATATCTGCACCTTGCACATTAGTAATGGCCACTGTTATACTTTCTCCATCACATTTGAACCCTCCTCCATCTAAAAACATCAGCTGAGGTTTAGCCGGCGGAGCCTTGAAACTTACGTTATAGTTTTGAGTACTATTGGAATAACAGTTTTGATCTGAACGATATTGAGCGGAGAAATTACCAGGGTTACGCACATTCAAGGTATTTCCAGTGGCTCCGGTGTTCCAGTAAACCTGATATTTTGAGGTAGGAACTACTAGACGAACATCTTTCCCTTCACATCCTACCAATCCATCAGGTGCAGTGATGGATGGAATAGTTTTCAGGAACACATCACTTACATTAATGACGTTTGAACGAAGAATATTACCTACGTTATCTTTTACCGTCACTTGGTAAGTACCCCCTCCGCTATATACTTCATGACCACGATCTCCTGATGTCCAATAATATTCACTGTATAGATTATTCAAAGTCAATCTTACGTTTGACCCCGAATTACAATAATGCTGAATCTTCGGCACATCCTTAGCAAAGATGGGATTGGCAGAAGAGAAGAAAGCATCCGTCAAGGCGGCATCCCATGCCTGAGCTAATTCAGTCAAACCAGGGCTGTTAGGCGCATTCTGGAAGTGACCACCGTCATACCTATTCGGCTGAATACCATCTGTACTTGGACCTGCATAAACTCCGGCTACACTATTGATAACCATGTTTTGGCCTTCAATTACCCTATTGTCTTCCGTTCCTTGGTATCGAGAAGCTCGAGCCACCACCCATGGAATAAAAGAGCCAATATCCTGACGCGACTTATCAATGATATAACTTAAATTATTAAAATACTCTCTCGGAGAAAGACCCACTCCGTTAGTAAATCTATCATACTCTCCCTGATGCCACAGCACTGCTCTGAAACCTAAGAGGGCATTGAAAGATTGTAATGTAACTTTAAAACCTCTATAAGGTGCTCCACTTTCCAGCTCAGTACCAAAGGTTTCATTATACGCTGGAATCCCCATAGCTGAGCGTACCCAGTTAGTAGAAGAGGTGCCGGTAACAGCTGCGTTAAAGAATAACACAGGGACATTTAAACGCTGAACTAAGCGATCACCTAATTCTCCCCAACAATACGCCGTATATCCAGTAGGTCCTATAGTACCATAGGCCTCAACCTTCCCAAATGAGAAATTATCTAGAATATTAGGTAAGTTCCTATACTGATCTGTTACGTAAGTATCAAAATAATGAGGAAGATAAGCATTTACTCTATCATCATTTGCACTTTTAGGATTAGGAGAGACTCCATAACCTTGAGCGTTTGATTGACCTGCTATAACAAAGACTTCACCTATGCCCACTCTTTCCAAGGTTTGACGGAAAACTTCAGTATTATTCCTAATACCTCTGACTTCCAATCTATACCAACCGCCTTGATTAGTGATCTTTCCGGAATAAGCTTGACCGTCTACTCTATTATCAATGACTTGCCAGTCAGTAGCTACCCCTTGGTTGATCACCCTTGGAGTCAAGCGAGCTTCCACTCTGTCACAGTCTTGAGCTACTCTTCCATAAACGTTGATGGAACCTACGTTTAGGTTATTCCTTTGGAACACCATACGTTCAACAGGAAAGTCAATAGTAATTTGAGCCCAAGCACTAGTTCCCAATAGGAAGAAGAACATGAACGCAAAAATCTTTTTATAAGTCATGAAGTTCAGTATTATTTTAGTTTAAAAACTGTCTTATTTTAGGGTAGGATCAGATTCCGGAGAATTGCGACAAAAAGCGCTTCTCATTCTCGAAGAACAAACGCAAATCATTGATCCCGTATTTCAACATAGTTATTCTTTCAATTCCCATACCAAAAGCAAATCCGGTATATTCTTCCGGATCTATGCCACAGTTCTGTAGCACATTTGGATCCACCATTCCTGAGCCGGCAATTTCCACCCAACCGGTATGCTTACATATATTACATCCATCACCTCCACAAATAAAACAGGTCACATCTATCTCAGCACTTGGCTCAGTAAACGGAAAATATGAGGGTCTTAGACGGATTTGAGTATCCTTTCCAAACATTTCTTTTGCAAAGTGTAAGAGAGTATCTTTCAAGTCTTTAAAAGAGACATTCTTATCTACATACAAACCTTCCACTTGGTGGAATTGACAGTGTGCACGAGCAGAAATAGCTTCATTTCTATATACTCTACCTGCCATGATGGAACGAATAGGAGGCTTCTTTCTATCCATCAAACGAATCTGCACATTAGAGGTATGTGTACGTAACAATAGATCTTCCTTAGCGGTCTCCCCTTTTTGCACGAAGAAAGTATCTTGCATCTCCCTTGCAGGGTGATTTTCCGCAAAGTTCAATGCAGAGAAATTATACCAGTCTGATTCAATTTCCGGACCATCTTCTGCACTGAAGCCCATTCTTGAAAAGATCTCAACAATACGCCTTCTGATTAAGCTTAGGGGATGTATGCTTCCCACGGAATCCGGAATAATCGGCAAGGTCAAATCCTCATCTGGAGCTTCAGATCCTTGAGCTCCGGAATTTTCCTGCAACTGCTGAAATTTAGCTTCTAACTCATTTTTAAGTACATTCAATTGCTGCCCCATCTCACGCTTGAGATCCGGACTCACTTTTTTGAATTCCTCAAAAAGACCATTAAGTTTTCCTTTCTTACTTAAAAAGGTCAACCTGAACTGCTCAGCGGCTCCAGAACCAAATTCTTCAGCCTCTTTCCGTATTTTATTTATGCTCTCTAACACCCCTTGAAATTTTCAGTCCGCAAATATACTATATCACGGAAATTTTTAAATAAAACGCTTGAAGTTTGTGCCTTAATGCTCTTAGTCTCCCTATTTTATTAATTGGTATTTCTTAGCGGCAGTTTTTCTGGAATAAAAATCAAAATGCCACCATTCTGAGGTTATAGGGGTAAATCCGGCATCCAGCATAATAGACCTTAAAAGGATGCGATGGTTTAATTGGCGTAGACTTAATTTTCCTTCATTTAGCATTTTTCTTTCTAAACGAGGATAGGCTAAATCTCCAAAATAATCATAGGGAGTACCCATATCCAAGGGTTTTCCCGTTTGTGTATCAAATAGGGTAAGATCTACTGCACATCCATAATTATGGATAGAAGCTTCTTCAGGGTCGGCCAAATAATTCTTTCTGTCTTCTAGGGATAGAGTATCTAAAGAAGCCCATAGCGTTTCTTGCACTTCTAACGGGCGGGCAGCATCATAAACCAATAGCCTTAAATGAGGATAATCTTCCCTCAACTTTTGGCTTGCCTTAACCAATGCCAATGCCGCTTCTTCCTGCAAGAAGGCTAATTCCAGGTTTCCATACAAGTCTGTACCTGAGAAGTTATCCGTTGAACTGTACTTTAGTTCTACTTTGATCTCCGGATCTAATTCTTGGAGGTCCAATAAACCCTGCTCACGCATCAGAACTTCATAGGGACTTAAGCTGAGGTTCTCACTTTGAGGGAAAAGTTCATTCACTTCCTCCGGACTCAAGGCACGCGGCAATACCACGGGCTCCTCACAGCTCACTCCCATAGTACACCACAAGCAGAAAAGTGTAATGTGCGTTTTTAGCCTCATTCCAGAGTAAAGAAATCAAAGTTTAAAATTAGCACATACCGTGCTATATTTACGCAAAATATTTAATAAATCCTCTTAAATGGCCTTAAATTACATTTGGGTAGGCTTCTTTATAGTTGCCTTACTCGTAGCCCTAGCAAAATGGTTATTCCTTGGAGATACCCTGATTTTTAAACAATTGGTAGAAGGAATGTTCACTTCAGCTGAAAGTGCAGTGATGAATATAGCTTTACCCCTAGCAGGAGTAATGACCTTCTTTTTGGGTATCCTGAAATTAGGAGAAGAGGCAGGAGTGATCAGAGTTTTGGCCAAGCTAATTTCCCCTTTCTTTTCACGATTATTCCCGGAGGTTCCAAAAGACCATCCGGCTAACGGACAAATGATCATGAACTTTTCCGCAAACATGTTAGGACTGGACAATGCCGCCACTCCCTTTGGCCTAAAAGCCATGCAAAGTTTGCAGGAATTAAATAAAAAGCCGGATGAAGCCTCTAATGCACAGATCATGTTTATGGTCTTACACAGTGCCGGTCCTGTTTTGATCCCCATCTCCATCATGGCCCAAAGAGCCATTTATAATGCAGCAGATCCTTCAGATATCTTCATCCCTGCCTTGATCTCTGTGTATATGGCTACCTTTACCGGCTTACTATTCGTTGGAATAAAACAAAAGATCAACTTTTTCGATAAGGTATTGTTTTCTTGGTTAGTTGGACTCACCGCTTTTGTAGGATTTATACTTTGGTACTTCTCCAGATTATCTAAGGAGGAGATAGAAACCGTCTCTGGAGTTATATCAAACCTCATTCTTTTCCTTTTCGTCACAGGTTTCGTAGGTGCCGCATTCTATAAGAAAGTGGATGTGTTTCCAAAGTTTGTAGAAG harbors:
- a CDS encoding aminopeptidase P family protein, which gives rise to MRYERLDAAHYVLRRKKFLEQLPDGALVIVTGNDLLPSNADGTYGFIQNNAFFYLTGIDQEEGYLILEKGGEEILFLTETSEQIKIWEGEKLSRTEGTQVSGIRRVEWLEAFWEVLDQKIKSEVYFYTDLTQEDRFPSFRSRAAWTRELLLEKYPNVILQNPSKILDAQRMIKSATEIEYIQKAIDTTYAGLKRAAKFLKPGRYEFEVEAVISHEFLMRRSRHHAFLPIVATGANACVLHYVDNNAQCKDGDLLLIDFGAEYGNYKADMTRVLPVNGNFTERQAEVYSSVLRIFKALREQMVIGNTVVQMKAEAMRLLREELVHLGLIKPGAHPNAAQKYLPHGVSHSLGLDVHDVGEKKTPFAPGMVLTLEPGIYIQEEGIGIRLENDILITESGNVDLMAHVPIEIEDIENLMI
- a CDS encoding bifunctional 3,4-dihydroxy-2-butanone-4-phosphate synthase/GTP cyclohydrolase II, giving the protein MVLDSIEEAIEDIRNGKIIIVVDDEDRENEGDFICAAEKVTPEMVNFMVKEGRGLMCAPLTAQRCHELELNPMVNRNTAEYETAFTVSVDLLGHGCTTGISASDRAKTLQALVNKDTKPEDLGRPGHIFPLMAQDGGVLRRAGHTEAAVDFARLAGLEPAGVLIEILNEDGTMARLPQCRVIADKFGLKLVSIKDLIAYRLKNESLITREIGVQMPTEFGDFELIAFRQNDNNQLHLALIKGTWEENEPVLVRVHSSCVTGDIFGSCRCDCGPQLHAAMAKVEKEGKGVIVYMNQEGRGIGLLNKLKAYKLQEQGRDTVEANLELGFKADQRDYGVGAQILRDLGVTKLRLMSNNPRKRAGLIGYGLEIVENVPIEIAPNPHNAFYLSTKRDKLGHSILAQ
- the pheS gene encoding phenylalanine--tRNA ligase subunit alpha, with product MLESINKIRKEAEEFGSGAAEQFRLTFLSKKGKLNGLFEEFKKVSPDLKREMGQQLNVLKNELEAKFQQLQENSGAQGSEAPDEDLTLPIIPDSVGSIHPLSLIRRRIVEIFSRMGFSAEDGPEIESDWYNFSALNFAENHPAREMQDTFFVQKGETAKEDLLLRTHTSNVQIRLMDRKKPPIRSIMAGRVYRNEAISARAHCQFHQVEGLYVDKNVSFKDLKDTLLHFAKEMFGKDTQIRLRPSYFPFTEPSAEIDVTCFICGGDGCNICKHTGWVEIAGSGMVDPNVLQNCGIDPEEYTGFAFGMGIERITMLKYGINDLRLFFENEKRFLSQFSGI
- a CDS encoding RNA methyltransferase, producing the protein MKKLSMEELGRISVDEFKAVEKLNLDLILDDIRSMSNVGSIFRTSDGFRVGKLYLCGITATPPHREIEKTALGATASVDWEYKEDALALVRALKQAGYKILALEQADNSTYLQNFRPIKDQKYALILGNEVFGVNEELIAEADEVIEIPQFGTKHSFNVSVSAGMFLWDYFAKSIG
- a CDS encoding beta-N-acetylhexosaminidase — translated: MKIILFCLLSVLCQAQHFLPQPEVVLPKKGEFTFNAETTFFAENKTGEDALSPLLHKINQLSGVSIPKVQAKRENQIQVTVDYSLPQEAYTLDISSDKILIKASGYSGFFYAVQTLIQAVPVDRSTRLVQIPALWIKDAPRFAYRGVMLDVARHFYSVEYIKRLLDVISAFKLNTFHWHLTDDQGWRIEIKKYPKLTEIGSIRKRTLLGHTEEAGYEEKPYGGFYTQDQIREVVKYAASKNITVIPEIEMPGHAKAALAAYPELGCTGGPYEVWTGWGVEENIFCPTEQTFQFLEGVLEEVVDLFPSAYIHIGGDEAPKVTWKQSAYCQDLIKREGLKDENELQSYFIKRISTFLVSKGRRIIGWDEIMEGGTPEGATVMSWRGTEHGYKAAKEGHKVIMSPTSHFYLDYYQGPKEMEPLANGSLLPLEKVYSFDLEEAENILGVQGNLWTEYIRTEAQVEYMLFPRILAVAELGWSKKKTGYSDFALRVYERLKQWPDLRASSSYLNVKFKVVQEDGLKLALIPSVPLGTIKYKSPGELWGGAKTYEGPIPLKGEQEIEAALFMGEERSKIYRTKYVPSLVTGLTYSYGQTPRREVYKGLLTDGQRGDIKNFDEWVGFEGKDANIYLELKDVQKVKKLVLGVLVEEGSWIKMPALVNVYGSKDGQKYESLGSTTPISKEGAGEVLVKLKRKKVKYIKVEAKNAGPWPVGHAFEGLPTWVFLDEISLE
- a CDS encoding N-acetylmuramoyl-L-alanine amidase-like domain-containing protein, whose translation is MRLFLFFFFCSFASLAQMNEIFQKPPKEKMSATMIDVATGFLGKPYVAATLEKSPEALVINLEEFDCFTLVENVLAISLAKHNAEAGWDIYREYLQVLRYRNGVIDGYGSRMHYFLDWARQATENGFLMNITEDIGEVQDKPIHFMSNNRKLYPALADEKVYKEIQASEEELNEGPFYYVPKEKFKAIESQIKEGDIIAFTSNVKGLDVNHEGIAVQKKGKWHLLHASLEEKKVVVSQETLEQYLNRIKKHSGIMIFRVTKQ
- a CDS encoding sialate O-acetylesterase — its product is MTYKKIFAFMFFFLLGTSAWAQITIDFPVERMVFQRNNLNVGSINVYGRVAQDCDRVEARLTPRVINQGVATDWQVIDNRVDGQAYSGKITNQGGWYRLEVRGIRNNTEVFRQTLERVGIGEVFVIAGQSNAQGYGVSPNPKSANDDRVNAYLPHYFDTYVTDQYRNLPNILDNFSFGKVEAYGTIGPTGYTAYCWGELGDRLVQRLNVPVLFFNAAVTGTSSTNWVRSAMGIPAYNETFGTELESGAPYRGFKVTLQSFNALLGFRAVLWHQGEYDRFTNGVGLSPREYFNNLSYIIDKSRQDIGSFIPWVVARASRYQGTEDNRVIEGQNMVINSVAGVYAGPSTDGIQPNRYDGGHFQNAPNSPGLTELAQAWDAALTDAFFSSANPIFAKDVPKIQHYCNSGSNVRLTLNNLYSEYYWTSGDRGHEVYSGGGTYQVTVKDNVGNILRSNVINVSDVFLKTIPSITAPDGLVGCEGKDVRLVVPTSKYQVYWNTGATGNTLNVRNPGNFSAQYRSDQNCYSNSTQNYNVSFKAPPAKPQLMFLDGGGFKCDGESITVAITNVQGADIKWNTGATSNQITLRSNDSPFVSATLYSLPNCPSPESDHLAYEFYPNPGKPSLSYSGPFYLRADSPDPEVTFDWSFTGTKIEGETGNLLHMQQPGNYQVKGIHTYQTPVGGSVACTSEISDVFLAEDPNNLTGFSLYPNPVSTGVLNVTSDGERENVDFTVYDLRGREVYHTVFDRVSYPRTVDLTSKNLQGKYLVRLKFDGKSKTYPILFAK
- a CDS encoding Lrp/AsnC family transcriptional regulator, encoding MKENIDETDYKILRILLEDAKLSYQEIGEKVNLSQGAVHARVKKMENSGIIVGSSIKIDVKRLGWDISAFLGIYLDKPELYEHAKNELMQIPEIVSINYTTGNYSMFVKLICRDTTHLRDVLAEKIQKLPGIQRTETIISLDESLNRSAPLI